A portion of the Edaphobacter lichenicola genome contains these proteins:
- a CDS encoding Rcat domain-containing protein, translated as MAKIAKTGDRKKVMDTNKSTDCPKCSKPTRIVKRVKDRERNVPGGVYISCSACDFHEKL; from the coding sequence ATGGCGAAGATTGCCAAGACCGGCGACCGTAAGAAGGTCATGGATACTAACAAGAGCACCGATTGCCCGAAGTGCTCCAAACCAACCCGCATCGTCAAGCGCGTTAAGGACCGTGAGCGCAATGTTCCTGGTGGCGTGTATATCTCCTGCTCGGCGTGCGATTTTCACGAAAAGCTTTAA
- the dnaE gene encoding DNA polymerase III subunit alpha gives MAAEFTHLHLHTDYSLLDGACDVDKLAGHLSKIGQTAAAMTDHGNIYGAVHFFDAMQKKGVKPILGCELYLSETEDHRDLSGGYKHFLVLAENEAGYRNLVRLTSEASLHGFYRKPRVSKEFLSRHTEGLIGFSGCLAGEVNQHLMAGKFDEAKRVAGGFEEMFGKGNFFLEIQDHGLEPDKGVCDALFKLERELNIPLIATNDSHYVAADDSRAHEILLCVQTAGSMNDPKRFKFDTQEFYIKSAEEMLRTFSQNPEVCTRTMQFIDRCNLKMTKVDNPFPDFEVPEGETLESYFEQVCRKGLEMRLETAVAHLRERGILKKTIPEYHARLDRELNIIKQMKFPGYFMITWDFIRYAREQHIPVGPGRGSAAGSLVAYVMQITDIDPLQNELLFERFLNPERISMPDIDIDFCMNRRGEVIEYVTRKYGRDQVAQIITFNTMAAKAAIKDVGRALDMPYGEVDRIAKMIPTTIGITIDQALKDSPMLATAYEDPKIKELIDAALRLEGLVRGAGVHAAGVVIAPKPLTELVPVTRAKNDDIVTAYDMKAVEKMGLLKMDFLGLTTLTVIDDALKLIKSTTGKDVDMATVPLDDVTTYERVFHRALTSGVFQFESGGMRDVLRRYKPNTVEDLTALNALYRPGPIQGGMIDEFIERKWGRRAVSYELPELEPILSETLGVMLYQEQVMQISNRLAGFSLSQADMLRRAMGKKDAAEMAKQKIKFMEGAAENKHPKAIAGTIFDLMAKFAEYGFNKSHSAAYALLAYHTAWLKTHYPVEFMAALLTSETSKPENVVKYISECREMNISVVPPNVQVSDANFTPINGSIGFGLAAIKNVGHNAIESIIAARTALQAAGKTGFSSLWEFCEKVDLRLLNKRVLESLIKAGAMDTLGGRAQLCASLDKAMERAQKSQRDEAAGQHGLFGIFDSDIASTSSNNREDELPSVAEWDEHTRLQNEKEVLGFFVSGHPMDKYREKLRNMKVVDTVTACEMKPEPQVFRRGRNEEPQNEISIAGVITGLKVAKSKRSGEMYAQASLEDTVGKIELIAFPQSYEKLAEKLKIDVPVVVRGVLRGEEDSAPKLAVSSIQALEDVKIKLPDSLRIKVPLHNPDSALLEKLHALLVGAPGKGKLLLDLEEPGEFCAVLELHNCLVAADRLFIDQVEELVGRGGVRIMD, from the coding sequence ATGGCAGCAGAGTTTACCCACCTTCATCTTCATACAGATTATTCGCTTCTTGATGGCGCTTGCGATGTCGATAAACTTGCCGGGCATCTGAGCAAGATCGGTCAGACGGCTGCGGCTATGACAGATCATGGCAATATCTACGGTGCCGTCCACTTTTTCGATGCGATGCAGAAGAAGGGCGTGAAGCCGATTCTTGGCTGCGAGCTTTATCTCTCGGAGACCGAGGATCACCGCGATCTGAGCGGTGGGTATAAGCACTTTCTGGTGCTGGCAGAGAACGAGGCTGGGTATCGGAACCTGGTTCGTCTGACCAGTGAGGCTTCGTTGCATGGGTTTTATCGGAAGCCGCGGGTCTCCAAAGAGTTTTTGTCGAGGCATACGGAGGGGTTGATTGGGTTTTCAGGCTGCTTGGCTGGTGAGGTCAATCAGCATCTGATGGCGGGGAAGTTCGATGAGGCGAAGCGGGTTGCCGGTGGGTTTGAGGAGATGTTCGGGAAGGGCAACTTCTTTCTCGAGATTCAGGATCATGGATTGGAGCCGGATAAAGGCGTTTGTGATGCGCTGTTCAAGTTGGAGCGCGAGCTAAATATTCCGCTGATTGCGACGAATGATAGCCACTATGTGGCGGCCGATGACTCGCGGGCGCATGAGATTCTGCTGTGCGTGCAGACAGCCGGCAGCATGAACGACCCGAAGCGGTTCAAGTTCGATACGCAGGAGTTTTACATCAAGAGTGCGGAGGAGATGCTTCGCACCTTCTCGCAAAATCCTGAGGTGTGCACGCGGACGATGCAGTTTATTGACCGCTGCAACCTGAAGATGACGAAGGTGGATAATCCGTTTCCTGACTTTGAGGTTCCGGAGGGCGAGACGCTTGAGAGCTACTTCGAGCAGGTGTGCCGCAAGGGGCTGGAGATGCGGCTGGAGACTGCAGTCGCTCATCTGCGTGAGCGGGGAATACTGAAGAAGACGATTCCGGAGTATCACGCGCGGTTGGATCGCGAGCTAAACATCATCAAACAGATGAAGTTTCCCGGCTATTTCATGATTACCTGGGACTTTATCCGTTATGCGCGCGAGCAACATATTCCGGTGGGGCCCGGGCGTGGGTCGGCTGCGGGATCGCTGGTGGCGTACGTGATGCAGATTACGGATATCGATCCGCTGCAGAACGAGTTGCTGTTTGAGCGGTTTCTGAATCCGGAACGCATATCGATGCCGGATATCGATATCGACTTCTGCATGAATCGCCGGGGTGAGGTGATCGAGTATGTAACGCGGAAGTATGGACGGGATCAGGTGGCGCAGATCATCACGTTCAATACGATGGCGGCGAAGGCGGCTATCAAGGACGTCGGACGGGCGCTCGATATGCCGTATGGCGAGGTTGACCGGATTGCGAAGATGATTCCGACGACAATTGGGATCACGATCGATCAGGCGTTGAAGGATTCGCCAATGCTTGCGACAGCATATGAAGATCCGAAGATCAAGGAGTTGATTGATGCTGCGCTGCGGCTTGAGGGGTTGGTGCGAGGCGCAGGGGTGCATGCTGCCGGTGTAGTGATTGCGCCGAAGCCGCTAACTGAGTTGGTGCCGGTGACGCGCGCGAAGAACGATGACATCGTTACGGCGTACGACATGAAGGCGGTTGAGAAGATGGGTCTTCTCAAGATGGACTTTCTCGGGCTGACGACGCTGACGGTGATCGACGATGCGTTGAAGTTGATCAAGTCCACGACCGGCAAAGATGTGGATATGGCGACGGTGCCGCTTGACGATGTGACGACGTATGAGCGGGTGTTCCACCGGGCTCTGACGTCGGGGGTGTTTCAGTTTGAGTCGGGCGGAATGCGGGATGTGCTACGGCGATACAAGCCGAATACGGTGGAAGATCTGACGGCGTTGAATGCGCTGTATCGTCCGGGGCCGATTCAGGGTGGCATGATCGATGAATTCATTGAGCGCAAATGGGGCCGTCGCGCCGTTTCCTACGAACTCCCGGAGCTTGAACCGATCCTCTCCGAGACCCTCGGAGTGATGCTCTACCAGGAGCAGGTAATGCAGATCTCAAACCGGCTGGCGGGTTTTTCGCTCAGTCAGGCCGACATGCTGCGCCGCGCGATGGGTAAAAAAGATGCTGCCGAGATGGCCAAGCAGAAGATCAAGTTCATGGAGGGAGCAGCCGAAAACAAACATCCCAAAGCGATCGCCGGAACCATCTTCGACCTGATGGCGAAGTTCGCCGAGTATGGATTTAACAAGTCGCACTCGGCTGCTTATGCATTGCTGGCGTATCACACAGCGTGGCTGAAGACTCACTATCCAGTGGAGTTTATGGCGGCGCTGCTGACGAGCGAAACTTCGAAGCCGGAGAATGTTGTGAAGTACATCTCGGAGTGCCGCGAGATGAACATCTCTGTGGTGCCGCCGAATGTGCAGGTGTCGGATGCGAACTTTACGCCAATCAATGGGTCCATCGGGTTTGGTTTGGCGGCGATCAAGAACGTGGGCCACAATGCGATTGAGTCGATCATCGCTGCTCGTACGGCGCTGCAGGCGGCAGGGAAGACCGGGTTCTCAAGCCTGTGGGAGTTCTGCGAGAAGGTCGATTTGCGGCTGTTGAATAAGCGGGTGCTGGAATCACTTATCAAGGCCGGCGCAATGGATACGCTGGGGGGACGCGCGCAGTTGTGTGCGTCGCTCGATAAAGCGATGGAGCGAGCGCAGAAGTCTCAGCGCGACGAGGCTGCGGGGCAGCATGGTCTGTTTGGCATCTTCGACTCAGATATTGCATCGACTTCTTCGAATAATCGTGAAGACGAACTGCCGAGCGTGGCGGAGTGGGACGAACATACACGCTTGCAGAATGAGAAGGAGGTGCTTGGCTTCTTCGTCTCCGGGCATCCGATGGATAAGTATCGCGAGAAGCTGCGAAATATGAAGGTCGTTGACACCGTGACCGCATGCGAGATGAAGCCGGAGCCTCAGGTCTTTCGGCGCGGCCGCAACGAAGAGCCGCAGAATGAGATTTCAATTGCCGGGGTCATCACGGGGCTGAAGGTGGCGAAGTCGAAGCGGTCGGGGGAGATGTATGCGCAGGCTTCGCTTGAAGACACGGTGGGCAAGATCGAGCTGATTGCGTTTCCGCAGTCGTATGAGAAGCTGGCGGAGAAGCTGAAGATTGATGTTCCGGTCGTAGTGAGGGGTGTGCTGCGCGGGGAAGAGGACTCTGCACCGAAGCTTGCGGTTTCAAGTATTCAGGCGCTCGAGGATGTGAAGATCAAGCTGCCGGATTCGCTGAGGATCAAGGTTCCATTGCATAATCCAGACTCGGCACTGCTCGAGAAGCTGCACGCGTTGCTGGTTGGGGCGCCAGGGAAGGGGAAGCTGTTGCTGGATCTGGAGGAGCCGGGAGAGTTCTGCGCGGTGCTTGAGCTACATAACTGTCTCGTTGCTGCAGACCGACTCTTTATCGACCAGGTGGAGGAGTTGGTGGGGCGCGGCGGAGTTCGCATCATGGATTGA
- a CDS encoding DUF3592 domain-containing protein, with protein sequence MAGIFFIDAIGRWFRRRNRDKKLRLAAQWPLTAAEINDWQILPADQELATTGAPYQIEAGFHFSLNGDYFGGYLRSVALTHREAETRAVGNPTINVRYNPANPDQTAVLAEDNPENLPFRIVSG encoded by the coding sequence ATGGCGGGGATCTTTTTTATCGACGCAATAGGCCGCTGGTTCCGCCGCAGAAACCGCGACAAGAAGTTGCGCCTGGCCGCGCAGTGGCCGCTCACCGCCGCCGAAATCAACGACTGGCAGATCCTTCCCGCCGATCAGGAACTCGCCACCACCGGCGCCCCCTATCAGATCGAAGCAGGCTTCCACTTTAGTCTCAACGGAGACTACTTCGGTGGCTACCTCCGCAGCGTCGCACTCACGCATCGCGAAGCGGAGACCAGGGCCGTCGGCAATCCCACCATCAACGTCCGCTACAACCCCGCAAACCCCGACCAAACCGCAGTCCTCGCTGAAGACAATCCTGAAAATCTCCCCTTCCGCATCGTCTCTGGCTGA
- a CDS encoding CPBP family intramembrane glutamic endopeptidase, which produces MQVALFVTSVAWVLASDVLAGRAARGLSERFGLDASQPLLAALFLLFLLAVGFSILQAIAKRHSSLREVLGLPKRATARREWTLGVAVGWGMVVLAVLPMALGGTLYVHLWTQPRAVWLLLLNLVTLAVAALAEEVAFRGYAYRRLIEAVGPVAATIGMSLLFGFGHMFNSGATWTSVLVTMLAGLLLSVAWLRTHGLWMGWGLHFAWNACTGILFGLPISGISNFASVVQTRTFGRLWLTGGDYGPEGALFTAVVLLIGVAVLVRITRDYAWDYTYRPIVAGGYATEVQPPAAHVAMEQQARPAPASSLVQILPVTPQSRSVGEEPKL; this is translated from the coding sequence ATGCAAGTGGCGCTCTTCGTAACATCTGTGGCCTGGGTACTGGCCTCGGATGTTCTGGCTGGACGCGCTGCTCGCGGGTTGTCGGAACGATTTGGTCTCGACGCCTCACAACCACTGCTTGCCGCACTATTTCTTCTCTTTTTGCTGGCGGTCGGATTTTCGATTCTGCAGGCGATTGCGAAGCGGCACTCTTCTCTTCGCGAGGTGCTGGGTCTTCCGAAGCGAGCGACGGCGCGCCGGGAGTGGACGCTTGGTGTTGCCGTTGGTTGGGGCATGGTCGTGCTGGCCGTGCTTCCCATGGCGCTGGGTGGCACGTTGTACGTGCATCTGTGGACGCAGCCGCGGGCCGTGTGGCTTCTGCTTTTGAACCTGGTGACGCTGGCGGTGGCTGCTCTTGCTGAAGAGGTTGCGTTTCGGGGATACGCGTATCGCCGCCTGATTGAAGCGGTCGGCCCGGTTGCGGCAACGATAGGAATGTCGCTGCTCTTTGGGTTTGGACATATGTTCAACTCTGGAGCTACTTGGACGAGTGTGCTAGTAACGATGCTGGCGGGTCTGCTCCTGTCGGTTGCATGGTTGCGTACACACGGGTTGTGGATGGGGTGGGGTCTGCACTTTGCATGGAACGCTTGCACGGGAATCCTGTTTGGGCTTCCCATCAGCGGAATCAGTAACTTTGCCTCTGTTGTGCAGACTCGTACATTTGGGCGCCTCTGGCTGACCGGGGGAGACTATGGGCCGGAAGGGGCTCTATTTACAGCGGTTGTCCTGCTCATTGGAGTTGCTGTTCTGGTGCGCATCACACGTGATTATGCGTGGGACTATACGTATCGACCGATCGTTGCCGGAGGGTACGCGACCGAGGTGCAGCCTCCGGCAGCCCATGTGGCGATGGAGCAGCAGGCGAGGCCCGCACCGGCTAGTTCGTTGGTACAGATTTTGCCGGTAACTCCACAGAGCCGGTCGGTAGGCGAGGAGCCTAAACTTTAG
- the pyrF gene encoding orotidine-5'-phosphate decarboxylase produces the protein MASSDRNLDPRQRLAVALDYPDAEAALRLVDSLDNTCQWFKVGMELYYAAGNHFVHLLRNRGFDVFLDLKLYDIPNTVAGAVRSVTQSGASLLTIHASGGAAMMTAAAEAAKAPGSPRLLAVTVLTSMDATELTGIGITASPADQVLRLAKLAKQSGIEGMVCSAEEVAAVRAATGPETLLVIPGIRPAGSAIGDQKRIATPADAIANGASLLVVGRPITRATDPAAATHAILTEIEEQLACGSKK, from the coding sequence ATGGCCTCCTCCGACAGAAACCTCGATCCCAGGCAACGCCTCGCGGTGGCGCTGGACTATCCGGACGCCGAAGCCGCCCTTAGGCTCGTCGATAGCCTCGACAACACCTGCCAGTGGTTCAAAGTCGGCATGGAGCTCTACTACGCCGCCGGCAATCACTTCGTGCATCTGCTTCGCAACCGCGGCTTCGACGTCTTCCTCGACCTAAAACTTTACGACATCCCCAACACCGTCGCCGGTGCTGTCCGCTCAGTCACGCAATCCGGAGCCAGCCTTCTCACCATCCACGCCAGCGGCGGCGCGGCCATGATGACCGCAGCAGCCGAAGCCGCCAAGGCTCCCGGCTCCCCTCGCCTCCTCGCCGTCACCGTCCTCACCAGCATGGACGCCACTGAACTAACCGGCATCGGCATCACCGCCTCCCCCGCCGACCAGGTCCTCCGCCTCGCAAAACTCGCGAAACAATCCGGCATCGAAGGTATGGTCTGCTCTGCCGAAGAAGTCGCCGCCGTCCGCGCCGCCACCGGCCCCGAAACCCTCCTCGTCATCCCCGGAATTCGCCCCGCAGGCAGCGCCATCGGAGACCAGAAGCGCATCGCCACCCCCGCCGACGCCATCGCCAACGGAGCCTCCCTCCTCGTCGTCGGACGCCCCATCACCCGCGCCACAGATCCCGCAGCCGCCACCCACGCCATCCTCACCGAGATCGAAGAGCAGCTAGCCTGCGGCTCAAAAAAATAG
- a CDS encoding alpha/beta hydrolase, giving the protein MTQTTPSQIRSIDDLHGPAGRLEALLNTGRDDVPYAALVCHPHPAGGGSMHNKVVYHAMKAFSSFGVPVLRFNFRGVGLSEGTHDDGHGEQDDVLAALNWLEQNLGRPILFAGFSFGSNVGLRACCGDARVKGLIGLGLPVRAEGRDYTYKFLPDCTQPKLFISGDHDQYGPREILEGVFERAPEPKRLVWINGADHFFQGTTDSPGPKLDLMQNEIRSWLQSEFNLS; this is encoded by the coding sequence ATGACACAAACTACTCCATCACAGATCCGATCCATCGATGATCTGCACGGCCCCGCAGGACGACTCGAGGCCCTCCTCAACACCGGCCGCGACGACGTCCCTTACGCTGCCCTCGTCTGCCATCCGCATCCCGCAGGCGGTGGCAGCATGCACAACAAGGTCGTCTATCACGCCATGAAAGCCTTCTCCTCCTTCGGCGTTCCTGTCCTCCGCTTCAACTTCCGCGGCGTTGGTTTGAGCGAAGGCACCCACGACGATGGCCACGGCGAGCAGGACGACGTTCTCGCCGCACTCAACTGGCTGGAGCAAAACCTGGGCCGCCCAATTCTCTTCGCTGGTTTCTCATTTGGCTCGAACGTGGGTCTACGCGCCTGCTGCGGCGACGCCCGAGTCAAAGGCCTCATCGGCCTCGGACTTCCCGTCCGCGCAGAGGGCCGCGACTACACCTACAAGTTTTTGCCTGACTGCACCCAACCCAAACTCTTCATCAGCGGCGACCACGACCAATACGGCCCGCGCGAGATACTCGAAGGTGTCTTCGAACGTGCACCCGAGCCAAAACGTCTCGTCTGGATCAACGGCGCTGACCACTTCTTCCAGGGAACGACCGACTCACCCGGCCCGAAGCTGGACCTGATGCAAAACGAGATTCGCTCCTGGTTGCAAAGCGAGTTTAATCTGAGCTGA
- a CDS encoding acetyl-CoA carboxylase carboxyltransferase subunit alpha, with translation MAEHETVRSAHAQAVSAPTPEAWTKTELARHPQRPYPMDFIEALFTDFSEIHGDRAFGDDAAMSCGMASFHGEPVMVVGNLKGRTLKERVARKFGSPDPEGYRKALRAMKIAEKFGRPVFTFMDLAGAYPGIGAEERGQAEAIARNLLEMSRLRVPTIATITGEGGSGGALALAVADRVLMLENAIYSVISPEACASIMWKDASKKQQAAAALKYTAGDVKLLGCVDEVLAEPKGGTQNDPVGAMVLVDERLQYHLANLRGLPVAELLEQRYNKFRNIAQFYTTA, from the coding sequence ATGGCAGAACACGAAACAGTCAGATCAGCGCACGCCCAGGCAGTGTCCGCACCAACTCCCGAAGCGTGGACGAAGACGGAGCTTGCGCGGCACCCACAGCGCCCCTACCCGATGGACTTCATCGAAGCATTATTTACGGACTTCAGCGAGATTCATGGTGACCGTGCCTTTGGCGACGACGCGGCGATGAGCTGTGGAATGGCATCGTTTCACGGCGAACCTGTCATGGTTGTCGGTAACTTGAAGGGTCGCACACTGAAAGAGCGGGTGGCACGCAAGTTTGGCAGCCCTGACCCGGAAGGATATCGCAAGGCCCTGCGGGCGATGAAGATTGCAGAGAAGTTTGGCCGTCCGGTGTTTACATTCATGGATCTCGCAGGTGCTTACCCGGGAATCGGCGCCGAAGAGCGTGGTCAAGCGGAGGCGATCGCAAGGAATTTGCTGGAGATGTCGCGGCTGCGTGTTCCTACGATCGCCACCATCACCGGGGAGGGCGGTTCGGGTGGGGCACTGGCACTAGCCGTTGCGGATCGCGTTCTGATGCTCGAAAATGCGATCTACTCAGTGATTTCTCCTGAGGCTTGCGCTTCCATTATGTGGAAGGACGCCAGCAAAAAACAGCAGGCAGCAGCTGCCCTGAAGTACACCGCCGGGGACGTGAAGTTACTTGGCTGTGTTGACGAGGTGCTGGCAGAGCCGAAGGGCGGGACGCAGAACGACCCCGTGGGAGCAATGGTTTTGGTGGATGAAAGACTGCAGTACCATCTCGCCAATCTTCGGGGGTTGCCTGTAGCGGAGTTGCTGGAGCAGCGTTACAACAAGTTTCGAAACATCGCGCAGTTTTACACTACCGCTTAG
- a CDS encoding dimethylarginine dimethylaminohydrolase family protein, translating to MITTASASTSPFSFASLPHFNRPTYLMCPPEFYDVDYVINPWMAGNLHQPSRDAAFMQWKNLYRQLQRVADVRLLHAREGSPDMVFVAHTAVVQHGLAAVSSFAHPQRQTEEKHLRKWLQDAGFLLWETPRETSFEGEGDALFDANGGHLWAAHGVRTCRHSHRHVADAWHTPVTSLHLVDPRFYHLDLCFAPLSGGYLMYFPGAFDAASLAKIEAAYGTDQRIALSELEATQFGCNVINVGQDILMGVVETNLAQRLAERGFEVTELQLSEFQRGGGSAKSLALRLSDSDMMVGSDLVNRF from the coding sequence ATGATAACCACCGCTTCTGCATCGACCTCCCCTTTCAGCTTTGCTTCGCTCCCACACTTCAATCGCCCGACTTATCTGATGTGTCCGCCGGAGTTTTATGACGTGGACTACGTCATAAACCCGTGGATGGCGGGAAATCTTCATCAGCCGTCGCGGGATGCGGCGTTTATGCAGTGGAAGAATCTGTATCGCCAGCTGCAGCGGGTTGCGGATGTTCGTCTGCTTCATGCGCGTGAGGGCTCGCCGGATATGGTGTTTGTGGCACATACGGCGGTGGTGCAACATGGGTTGGCGGCGGTTTCGAGTTTTGCTCATCCGCAGCGGCAGACGGAGGAGAAGCATCTGCGAAAGTGGTTGCAGGACGCGGGTTTTCTGCTGTGGGAGACGCCGCGGGAGACCTCGTTTGAGGGTGAAGGGGATGCGCTGTTTGACGCGAATGGCGGCCACCTGTGGGCAGCGCATGGGGTCAGGACCTGCAGGCATAGCCATCGGCATGTGGCCGATGCATGGCACACGCCGGTGACCTCGCTGCACCTTGTGGATCCACGGTTTTATCATCTGGATCTTTGCTTTGCGCCGTTGAGCGGAGGGTATTTGATGTACTTTCCGGGGGCGTTCGATGCGGCTTCGCTGGCGAAGATTGAAGCGGCGTACGGCACGGATCAGCGGATTGCTTTGAGTGAGTTAGAGGCTACGCAGTTTGGCTGCAATGTGATCAATGTTGGGCAGGATATTTTAATGGGAGTTGTGGAGACCAATCTTGCTCAAAGGCTTGCGGAGCGCGGGTTTGAGGTCACGGAGCTGCAGTTGAGTGAGTTCCAGCGTGGAGGCGGTTCGGCGAAGTCGCTGGCACTTCGATTGAGTGATTCGGACATGATGGTTGGCTCGGATCTGGTGAACCGGTTCTAG
- a CDS encoding M20/M25/M40 family metallo-hydrolase, with protein sequence MAIDPVELTKRLVNIESTTYHEGPAGHFLYEYLASQRYEVERMAVAQPDRASTPGAGTGERFNVYGAMAGINPDVVLSTHMDTVPPFFGCTEDDEFLYGRGTCDAKGIIAAQVAAAERLRESGVKVGLLFVVGEERDSAGAAVANTSPKGSKFLINGEPTDNRLALASKGALRVELRAKGRMAHSAYPELGESAIDKLVEALHDVLAMPLPVEPEIGPSTLNIGLIEGGRAPNVIADTAEAHILVRLVGPSDETKRAIAETVGDRADVEFSLDLPFVRMRKVGNLPTMIAKFTTDIPKLTAWGEPFLLGPGSILCAHTPQEKIAKKELLEAVDLYVELATSLVRNS encoded by the coding sequence ATGGCGATCGACCCTGTTGAACTGACGAAACGACTTGTGAATATTGAATCCACCACGTATCACGAGGGTCCTGCCGGGCACTTTCTCTACGAATATTTAGCATCGCAGCGTTATGAGGTTGAGCGGATGGCGGTCGCACAGCCGGATCGCGCAAGTACGCCCGGAGCAGGCACCGGCGAGCGGTTCAATGTGTATGGGGCGATGGCTGGGATCAATCCTGATGTGGTGCTTTCGACGCACATGGATACGGTTCCGCCGTTCTTTGGGTGTACAGAAGACGACGAGTTTTTGTATGGAAGAGGAACGTGCGATGCGAAGGGGATCATCGCTGCACAGGTAGCTGCGGCGGAGCGACTGCGCGAGAGTGGGGTGAAGGTGGGGCTGCTCTTTGTCGTTGGGGAAGAGCGAGACTCTGCGGGAGCTGCGGTCGCGAATACTTCGCCAAAGGGCTCGAAGTTTTTGATCAACGGAGAGCCTACTGACAATAGGCTGGCTCTGGCTTCAAAGGGTGCGTTGCGAGTTGAGCTTCGCGCAAAGGGACGGATGGCGCACTCGGCTTATCCGGAGTTGGGTGAGTCCGCGATCGACAAGCTGGTTGAGGCGTTGCATGATGTGCTTGCCATGCCTTTGCCGGTTGAGCCGGAGATTGGCCCTTCCACGTTGAACATAGGTTTGATTGAGGGGGGACGAGCGCCGAACGTGATTGCCGATACGGCGGAGGCGCATATCCTGGTTCGCCTGGTTGGTCCTTCGGATGAGACGAAGAGGGCGATCGCCGAGACGGTAGGGGATCGGGCAGACGTTGAGTTCAGCCTCGATCTACCGTTCGTGCGGATGCGGAAGGTAGGGAATCTGCCGACGATGATTGCGAAGTTTACGACGGATATTCCAAAGCTGACGGCGTGGGGTGAGCCGTTTCTGCTGGGGCCTGGTTCGATTTTGTGTGCTCACACGCCGCAGGAGAAGATCGCAAAAAAAGAGTTGTTGGAAGCAGTGGATCTTTACGTCGAACTTGCGACCAGCCTTGTTCGGAATAGCTAA
- a CDS encoding YdcF family protein, with the protein MLRFRKLLIVLFALFAIMAVVAAVLYRDIPNSNTGLTHFDTLIVLGNPASADGTASPEQRERTMEGVREFKAGVAPHLIMTGGAAHNQFVEANVMRDLAVAQGVPAEVVLVEGQAQNTIQNIYYSEKIMAAHHWTSAEVISSASHLPRAALILKHYSFQWRTQAAPWPPEYSALQRVGRFCVEAEYCFKLRLLGFPASPYLPR; encoded by the coding sequence ATGCTGAGATTTCGGAAGCTCCTGATTGTTCTATTTGCATTGTTCGCAATCATGGCGGTTGTTGCTGCTGTTCTGTATCGTGACATCCCGAATAGCAACACGGGCTTGACTCACTTCGACACGCTGATTGTTCTGGGGAATCCGGCGAGTGCGGATGGTACGGCTTCTCCTGAGCAACGGGAGCGAACGATGGAGGGTGTTCGTGAGTTCAAGGCCGGTGTTGCTCCGCACCTAATCATGACCGGCGGTGCTGCTCATAATCAATTTGTTGAAGCGAATGTGATGAGGGATCTTGCGGTCGCGCAGGGAGTGCCTGCCGAGGTTGTCTTGGTGGAGGGGCAGGCTCAGAATACGATCCAAAATATCTACTACAGCGAAAAGATTATGGCTGCTCACCACTGGACGAGCGCGGAGGTGATCAGCTCGGCGAGCCATCTTCCGCGTGCCGCTTTGATTCTGAAGCACTACTCGTTCCAGTGGCGTACTCAGGCTGCGCCGTGGCCACCGGAGTATTCGGCGTTGCAGCGGGTTGGTCGATTTTGTGTTGAGGCAGAGTACTGTTTCAAGCTGCGACTGCTGGGGTTTCCGGCGAGTCCGTATCTGCCGCGGTGA
- the def gene encoding peptide deformylase, producing MLLKICEVGNPVLRRVARQLTPAEIATNQIQSLIEHMRDTMRDAPGVGLAAPQIGESLQIVVIEDKVEYHKGLTEAQLAERQRKPVDFHVIINPKIELLPSPVALFFEGCLSIPRLMAEVPRPLSVRVTCLNERAEPQTITAHGWYARILQHEIDHLNGRLYTDLMQPHTLTTIENYQRRLMNAPSTVPEPKAGQNLQDYE from the coding sequence GTGCTTCTAAAGATTTGCGAAGTTGGAAATCCCGTCCTTCGAAGAGTAGCTCGGCAACTCACACCAGCCGAGATCGCGACCAATCAGATACAGAGCCTGATCGAGCACATGCGGGACACCATGCGAGACGCGCCAGGAGTAGGTCTTGCTGCTCCTCAAATTGGCGAATCGCTTCAGATCGTCGTCATCGAAGACAAAGTTGAATACCACAAAGGACTGACAGAAGCACAGCTGGCGGAGCGACAAAGAAAGCCCGTTGACTTTCATGTCATCATCAATCCGAAGATCGAGCTTCTCCCCTCGCCGGTTGCTCTGTTCTTCGAAGGTTGTCTCAGCATCCCTCGTCTTATGGCCGAAGTTCCAAGGCCGTTGTCTGTCCGAGTGACCTGTCTCAACGAACGTGCCGAACCGCAGACGATCACTGCACACGGATGGTATGCGCGCATCCTTCAGCACGAGATCGATCACTTGAACGGCAGGCTTTACACCGATCTCATGCAGCCCCACACCCTCACAACAATCGAAAACTACCAGCGTCGTCTAATGAATGCGCCTTCGACTGTACCCGAGCCGAAAGCCGGCCAAAATCTCCAGGACTACGAGTAG